In Halobaculum magnesiiphilum, the following proteins share a genomic window:
- a CDS encoding CDC48 family AAA ATPase: protein MNEVQLEVAKAYPNDSGRGIARLDPDTLLHLKLSPGDIIEIEGAETTAAKVWRADRQDWNTDTVRIDGFTRQNADVGIGERVTIRKAEAKKAEKLTLAPPEEASVQFGSDAAGMVKRQILKRPVVERDIVPVMSSTNHPFMRSPGQAIPLIAVDTEPEGVCLITEDTEVELREEPISGFEKTGGGITYEDIGGLQQEIQRVREMVELPMKHPQIFKKLGIEPPQGVLLHGPPGTGKTLLAKAVANETSASFFSIAGPEIISKYYGESEQQLREIFEDAKDESPSIIFIDELDSIAPKREDVTGEVERRVVAQLLTMMDGLETRGQVIVIAATNRVDSVDPALRRPGRFDREIEIGVPDEVGRKEILQIHTRGMPLSDDVGLDRLADETHGFVGADIESLTKEAAMKALRRYLPEIDLDEEDIPPSLIDRMIVKREDFQGALAEVEPSAMREVLVELPKVTWEDVGGLDDAQQQVKEAVEWPLRTPEKFERMGIQAPKGVLLYGPPGTGKTLMAKAVANETNANFISVRGPQLLSKWVGESEKAIRQTFRKARQVSPTVIFFDELDSLAPSRGQEMGNNVSERVVNQLLTELDGLEEMENVMVIGATNRPDMIDPALIRSGRFDRLVMIGQPDEEGREQIFKIHTGDTPLATDVSLRELAERTDGYVGSDLESIAREAAIQALREDDDAEDVHMRHFEQAMEAVRPTISEEIMSYYADIEEQFKGGGTDSLRADRGGRIGFQ from the coding sequence ATGAATGAAGTCCAACTCGAAGTCGCGAAGGCGTACCCGAACGACTCCGGCCGGGGGATCGCCCGCCTCGACCCGGACACCCTGCTGCACCTGAAGCTCTCTCCGGGCGACATCATCGAGATCGAGGGGGCGGAAACCACCGCCGCGAAGGTGTGGCGCGCCGACCGGCAGGACTGGAACACGGACACCGTCCGCATCGACGGGTTCACGCGCCAGAACGCCGACGTCGGCATCGGCGAACGCGTCACGATCCGCAAGGCCGAGGCCAAGAAGGCGGAGAAGCTGACGCTCGCGCCGCCCGAAGAGGCGTCGGTACAGTTCGGCTCCGACGCCGCCGGGATGGTGAAACGGCAGATCCTCAAGCGCCCGGTCGTCGAGCGCGACATCGTCCCCGTGATGTCGAGCACGAACCACCCGTTCATGCGCTCGCCGGGGCAGGCGATCCCGCTCATCGCCGTCGACACCGAGCCCGAGGGCGTCTGTCTCATCACCGAGGACACCGAGGTCGAACTGCGCGAGGAGCCCATCTCCGGGTTCGAGAAGACCGGCGGCGGCATCACCTACGAGGACATCGGGGGCCTCCAACAGGAGATCCAGCGCGTCCGCGAGATGGTCGAGCTGCCGATGAAACACCCCCAGATCTTCAAGAAGCTGGGGATCGAGCCGCCACAGGGCGTCCTCCTGCACGGCCCGCCCGGCACCGGGAAGACGCTGCTGGCGAAGGCCGTCGCCAACGAGACGAGCGCGTCGTTCTTCTCCATCGCCGGTCCCGAGATCATCTCGAAGTACTACGGCGAGTCCGAGCAACAGCTCCGCGAGATCTTCGAGGACGCGAAAGACGAGTCGCCCTCGATCATCTTTATCGACGAACTGGACTCGATCGCGCCCAAGCGCGAGGACGTGACCGGCGAGGTCGAGCGCCGCGTCGTCGCCCAGCTCCTGACGATGATGGACGGGCTGGAGACGCGCGGGCAGGTGATCGTCATCGCGGCGACCAACCGCGTCGACTCCGTCGACCCCGCGCTCCGCCGCCCCGGCCGCTTCGACCGCGAGATCGAGATCGGCGTCCCCGACGAGGTCGGCCGCAAGGAGATCCTCCAGATCCACACCCGCGGCATGCCGCTGTCGGACGACGTCGGCCTCGACCGCCTGGCCGACGAGACCCACGGCTTCGTCGGCGCCGACATCGAGAGCCTCACGAAGGAGGCGGCGATGAAGGCGCTCCGGCGGTACCTCCCGGAGATCGACCTCGACGAGGAGGACATCCCGCCGAGCCTCATCGACCGGATGATCGTCAAGCGTGAGGACTTCCAGGGCGCGCTCGCGGAGGTCGAGCCCTCGGCGATGCGGGAGGTGCTCGTCGAGCTCCCGAAGGTCACCTGGGAGGATGTGGGCGGCCTGGACGACGCCCAACAGCAGGTGAAGGAGGCCGTCGAGTGGCCGCTCCGGACGCCCGAGAAGTTCGAGCGGATGGGCATCCAGGCGCCCAAGGGCGTGCTGCTGTACGGCCCGCCCGGCACCGGCAAGACGCTGATGGCGAAGGCCGTCGCCAACGAGACGAACGCGAACTTCATCTCCGTGCGCGGCCCGCAGCTGCTCTCGAAGTGGGTCGGCGAGTCCGAGAAGGCGATCCGGCAGACGTTCCGGAAGGCCCGGCAGGTGTCGCCGACGGTCATCTTCTTCGACGAGCTCGACAGCCTCGCGCCCAGCCGCGGGCAGGAGATGGGGAACAACGTCTCCGAGCGCGTCGTCAACCAGCTCCTGACCGAGCTCGACGGGCTGGAGGAGATGGAGAACGTGATGGTCATCGGCGCGACGAACCGCCCGGACATGATCGACCCCGCGCTCATCCGCTCGGGTCGGTTCGACCGGCTCGTGATGATCGGCCAGCCCGACGAGGAGGGGCGCGAGCAGATCTTCAAGATCCATACCGGCGACACGCCCCTCGCGACGGACGTGAGCCTCCGGGAGCTCGCCGAGCGCACCGACGGCTACGTCGGTTCGGACCTCGAATCGATCGCCCGCGAGGCCGCCATCCAGGCGCTTCGCGAGGACGACGACGCCGAGGACGTGCACATGCGCCACTTCGAGCAGGCGATGGAGGCGGTCCGGCCGACCATCTCCGAGGAGATCATGAGCTACTACGCGGACATCGAGGAGCAATTCAAGGGCGGCGGCACCGACAGCCTCCGCGCCGACCGCGGCGGGCGGATCGGCTTTCAGTAA
- a CDS encoding pyridoxal-phosphate dependent enzyme → MSTPELVCSSCGRTYTNQWRCECGGVLDFTHEPLPASDRPDPSQFDTRDGLWSFDMFIPVEKRSSLGEGMTPLVSSSIWDAQFKLEYVSPTGSFKDRGATTTISHAIACGAERVVEDSSGNGGAAIATYAARAGLDAEIYVPASVRDGKLRGIERVGATPVRIEGGRQAATDACIEAVESGDGWYASHSWSPAFSAGTATFAYELALQRDWNVPDAIVMPLGHGTLFLGAYRGFKALSEAGWIETVPRLLGAQAAGYAPIASELNAVPESENDVADGVHIREPTRKQQLLNAIAETDGDAIAITEDAVQTELDRLHSHGFYVEPTSAIAPAALAAYRERGTLGPDADVVMPLTGHGLKT, encoded by the coding sequence ATGAGTACTCCCGAACTTGTCTGTTCTTCGTGTGGCCGGACATACACCAATCAGTGGCGGTGTGAGTGTGGCGGCGTCCTTGACTTCACTCACGAACCGCTTCCGGCATCCGACCGGCCAGACCCAAGTCAATTCGATACCCGAGACGGACTCTGGTCGTTCGATATGTTCATTCCAGTTGAGAAAAGGTCATCTCTCGGCGAAGGAATGACACCGCTGGTTTCGTCATCAATATGGGATGCTCAGTTTAAACTCGAATACGTCTCGCCAACGGGGAGCTTCAAGGATAGGGGTGCAACCACAACTATCAGCCATGCCATTGCGTGTGGCGCAGAACGAGTCGTCGAAGATTCATCAGGGAACGGCGGGGCTGCCATCGCAACGTACGCGGCTCGCGCTGGCCTCGACGCGGAGATTTACGTTCCGGCCTCCGTAAGAGACGGGAAGCTCCGCGGGATCGAACGGGTCGGTGCGACACCCGTTCGAATCGAAGGCGGACGCCAAGCCGCGACCGATGCATGCATCGAGGCCGTCGAGTCGGGCGACGGCTGGTACGCGAGTCACTCGTGGAGTCCGGCGTTCTCCGCTGGGACGGCGACGTTCGCGTACGAACTCGCGCTCCAACGCGACTGGAACGTCCCTGACGCGATCGTGATGCCCCTCGGCCACGGAACGCTGTTCCTGGGCGCGTACCGTGGATTCAAGGCGTTGTCCGAAGCAGGGTGGATCGAGACGGTGCCACGTCTGCTCGGCGCGCAAGCCGCAGGATATGCCCCGATTGCGAGCGAACTCAACGCAGTCCCCGAGAGCGAGAACGATGTCGCAGATGGCGTCCATATACGGGAGCCAACACGAAAACAACAACTCTTGAATGCGATTGCTGAGACCGATGGTGACGCGATTGCGATTACGGAAGATGCGGTGCAAACGGAGCTAGACCGGCTCCACTCACACGGGTTCTACGTGGAACCGACCTCAGCGATCGCGCCTGCGGCACTTGCGGCGTATCGAGAACGCGGGACGCTTGGGCCAGATGCAGACGTGGTGATGCCACTTACGGGACATGGATTAAAGACGTAA
- the phoU gene encoding phosphate signaling complex protein PhoU gives MPRKQYQERLEELREDVLYMSEIVAERLRMGMDALEAKDEELAQRVIDEDAEVNQLYLDLEQDCVDLLALQQPVAGDLRFIAASFKIITDLERIGDLATNLGGYTLQAERDVFPDVDVQRIGEATLEMLDDAMTAYAEEDADACYAVAEADDAVDALCEDASSAVVRELLEREGVDAEDVDELMTDVSRLLLTVRDLERVGDHAVNIAARTLYMVENDDELIY, from the coding sequence ATGCCACGGAAACAGTATCAGGAACGCCTCGAGGAACTCCGCGAGGACGTGCTCTACATGAGCGAGATCGTCGCCGAGCGCCTCCGGATGGGGATGGACGCCCTGGAGGCCAAAGACGAGGAGCTCGCCCAGCGCGTCATCGACGAGGACGCGGAGGTGAACCAGCTGTACCTCGATCTGGAGCAGGACTGCGTCGACCTGCTCGCGCTCCAGCAGCCGGTCGCCGGGGACCTGCGGTTCATCGCGGCGTCGTTCAAGATCATCACCGACCTCGAACGGATCGGCGACCTCGCAACCAACCTCGGGGGGTACACCCTGCAGGCCGAGCGCGACGTGTTCCCCGACGTGGACGTCCAGCGCATCGGCGAGGCGACCCTGGAGATGCTCGACGACGCCATGACCGCCTACGCCGAGGAGGACGCCGACGCCTGCTACGCGGTCGCGGAGGCGGACGACGCCGTCGACGCGCTGTGTGAGGACGCCTCCAGCGCCGTCGTGCGGGAGCTGCTCGAACGCGAGGGGGTCGACGCCGAGGACGTCGACGAGCTGATGACGGACGTCTCGCGGCTCCTGCTCACGGTCCGCGACCTCGAACGCGTCGGCGACCACGCGGTCAACATCGCCGCCCGGACGCTGTACATGGTCGAGAACGACGACGAGCTTATCTACTGA
- the pstB gene encoding phosphate ABC transporter ATP-binding protein PstB, with amino-acid sequence MTDGHGPTDDGIEPDGGETTTSDPATEMSITTDVSESVTASDTDGEAETLVEARDVSVYYNDDRALNDISMEIPEKRVTAMIGPSGCGKSTFLRCINRMNDMIDAARVEGDLFLRGKNVYDADVDPVALRRRVGMVFQKPNPFPKSIYDNVAYGLEIQGKEGDYDQIVEESLKRAALWDEVKDQLHTSGLDLSGGQQQRLCIARAIAPDPEVILMDEPASALDPVATSKIEDLIDDLAEEYTVVIVTHNMQQAARISDKTAVFLTGGELVEFDDTDKVFENPDSQRVEDYITGKFG; translated from the coding sequence ATGACTGACGGACACGGACCGACGGACGACGGAATCGAGCCCGACGGCGGCGAAACGACCACGAGCGACCCGGCGACCGAGATGTCGATCACGACGGACGTCAGCGAGAGCGTGACCGCCAGCGACACCGACGGCGAGGCGGAGACGCTCGTCGAGGCGCGCGACGTGAGCGTCTACTACAACGACGACCGTGCGCTCAACGACATCTCGATGGAGATCCCCGAGAAACGCGTCACCGCGATGATCGGCCCCTCGGGCTGCGGCAAGTCGACGTTCCTCCGGTGTATCAACCGGATGAACGACATGATCGACGCCGCCCGCGTCGAGGGCGACCTGTTCCTCCGCGGGAAGAACGTGTACGACGCCGACGTGGACCCGGTCGCGCTTCGACGGCGCGTCGGGATGGTCTTCCAGAAGCCGAACCCGTTCCCCAAGTCGATCTACGACAACGTCGCCTACGGCCTGGAGATCCAGGGGAAGGAGGGCGACTACGATCAGATCGTCGAGGAGTCGCTCAAGCGCGCGGCGCTGTGGGACGAGGTCAAAGACCAGCTCCACACCTCGGGGCTGGACCTCTCGGGCGGCCAACAGCAGCGCCTCTGCATCGCGCGGGCCATCGCGCCGGACCCCGAGGTCATCCTGATGGACGAGCCCGCCTCGGCGCTGGACCCCGTGGCGACCTCGAAGATCGAGGACCTCATCGACGACCTCGCCGAGGAGTACACGGTCGTCATCGTCACCCACAACATGCAGCAGGCCGCGCGTATCTCCGACAAGACGGCGGTGTTCCTCACCGGCGGCGAGCTCGTCGAGTTCGACGACACCGACAAGGTGTTCGAGAACCCCGACTCCCAGCGCGTCGAGGACTACATCACCGGCAAGTTCGGGTAA
- the pstA gene encoding phosphate ABC transporter permease PstA — protein sequence MATDTSTGDIESFGTVNKTVGTVFRYVLLAATLFGLVVLGALLVYVANDAIRPLTADPGWHLTFLLTLVLPTLGVGAFLYRRDEDALRFGATTVGMTVVTLMFSGGVGMVFVDILSPFVFLSYVLALAVPFVVVLAFQRRARRIPFFTRAGATTLGFYLSLFGLPGPVGAVAGIPAIVPGLPAMIQSVPTIPLPWMSLTATLGLGVAAFVGVYAARIRDRRAGLIAGAGALAAIGASGALGPAFGVTSVPAVVLASVAVVPTAAYAAGTAVSLPERRIGLLVPAVVIGGALAGEVVVGALGFAGPQSWVDWQFLTNAHSRTAVNAGLYPAIGGSILLMVTVAILSFPLGVGAAVYLEEYAPDNRFTRFIDVNISNLAGVPSVVYGLLGLGVFVTYLGRPTGTVLIGGATLALLILPIVIISSREAIRSVPNEMRQASYGMGATKWQTVRRVVLPRAFPGILTGTILALGRAIGETAPLIMIGAPSVLFSLPTGFTSKVSAMPLQVFAWSSLFASEDFYTKAVPAGVVVLVSVLLAMNSIAIVLRNRYQSDQ from the coding sequence ATGGCGACCGACACCTCCACCGGCGACATCGAGAGCTTCGGAACGGTCAACAAGACCGTCGGCACCGTCTTCCGGTACGTCCTGCTGGCGGCGACGCTGTTCGGGCTCGTCGTGCTCGGCGCGCTGCTGGTGTACGTCGCCAACGACGCCATCCGGCCGCTCACCGCCGACCCCGGCTGGCACCTCACGTTCCTCCTCACGCTCGTGCTCCCGACGCTCGGCGTCGGCGCGTTCCTCTACCGACGTGACGAGGACGCCCTCCGATTCGGCGCGACGACGGTCGGCATGACCGTCGTGACGCTCATGTTCTCCGGCGGCGTCGGGATGGTCTTCGTCGACATCCTCTCGCCGTTCGTCTTCCTCTCGTACGTGCTCGCGCTGGCGGTTCCCTTCGTGGTCGTGCTCGCGTTCCAACGCCGGGCGCGACGGATCCCGTTCTTCACGCGGGCGGGCGCGACGACGCTGGGGTTTTACCTCTCGCTGTTCGGCCTCCCCGGACCCGTCGGCGCGGTCGCCGGCATTCCCGCCATCGTCCCGGGGCTCCCCGCGATGATACAGTCGGTCCCGACGATCCCGCTGCCCTGGATGTCGCTCACCGCGACGCTCGGCCTCGGCGTTGCGGCATTCGTCGGCGTGTACGCCGCCCGCATCCGCGACCGACGCGCCGGCCTGATCGCCGGAGCCGGCGCGCTGGCGGCGATCGGGGCGAGCGGCGCGCTCGGCCCCGCGTTCGGCGTCACCTCGGTGCCCGCGGTGGTGCTCGCGTCGGTGGCCGTCGTTCCGACGGCGGCGTACGCGGCCGGCACCGCGGTCTCGCTGCCCGAGCGCCGGATCGGCCTGCTGGTCCCGGCGGTCGTCATCGGCGGGGCGCTCGCCGGCGAGGTCGTCGTCGGCGCCCTCGGCTTCGCGGGCCCGCAGTCGTGGGTCGACTGGCAGTTCCTCACGAACGCACACAGCCGGACCGCCGTCAACGCCGGGCTGTACCCCGCGATCGGCGGCTCCATCCTACTGATGGTCACGGTCGCGATCCTGTCGTTCCCGCTCGGCGTCGGCGCCGCGGTGTACCTCGAGGAGTACGCCCCGGACAACCGCTTCACGCGCTTCATCGACGTGAACATCTCCAACCTCGCGGGCGTCCCATCCGTCGTCTACGGGCTGCTCGGGCTGGGCGTGTTCGTCACGTATCTGGGACGGCCGACCGGGACGGTTCTCATCGGCGGCGCGACGCTGGCGCTGCTCATCCTCCCGATCGTGATCATCTCCTCGCGGGAGGCGATCCGAAGCGTCCCCAACGAGATGCGACAGGCGTCCTACGGGATGGGCGCGACGAAGTGGCAGACCGTCCGGCGGGTCGTGCTCCCGCGGGCGTTCCCGGGGATCCTCACGGGGACGATCCTCGCGCTCGGCAGGGCGATCGGCGAGACCGCCCCGCTCATCATGATCGGGGCGCCGAGCGTCCTGTTCTCGCTGCCGACCGGCTTCACCTCGAAGGTGAGCGCGATGCCGCTGCAGGTGTTCGCGTGGTCGAGCCTGTTCGCCAGCGAGGACTTCTACACGAAGGCAGTCCCCGCGGGCGTCGTGGTGCTCGTGAGCGTCCTGCTGGCGATGAACTCGATCGCGATCGTCCTGCGAAACAGGTATCAAAGCGACCAGTAA
- the pstC gene encoding phosphate ABC transporter permease subunit PstC has translation MSTDDITEDLTRDTQNSPAELLTRSFFFLCAVLSIVTTISIVVLLVTEAAKFFTLTAPLMGVEGPTASLVDFLTGTTWEINNGEFGVLTLVSATLMITIGSAVIALPLGVATAIYLSEYAAPRHRAFLKPALEVLAGIPTVVYGFFALIYITPAIQTVLPETGTFNLLSASIVVGIMIIPMVASISEDAMSAVPDELRQAGYGMGATKFDVSTGIVVPAALSGILSSFILALSRAIGETMAVTVAAGSQAQFLNPIDPTAYQEGALPMTAAMVQLLLGDITGGGLAYRSLFAIGLTLFVITLVMNVISDLIAQRYREEY, from the coding sequence ATGAGCACCGACGACATCACGGAGGACCTTACCCGGGACACACAGAACTCGCCCGCGGAGCTGCTCACGCGGTCGTTCTTCTTCCTGTGCGCGGTGCTCTCGATCGTCACGACGATCAGTATCGTCGTCCTCCTCGTGACCGAGGCGGCGAAGTTCTTCACGCTCACGGCGCCCCTGATGGGCGTGGAGGGACCGACCGCCTCCCTCGTGGATTTCCTCACCGGGACCACCTGGGAGATCAACAACGGGGAGTTCGGCGTGCTCACGCTCGTGTCCGCCACGCTGATGATCACCATCGGCTCGGCGGTCATCGCGCTCCCGCTCGGGGTCGCGACGGCCATCTACCTCAGCGAGTACGCCGCCCCGCGCCACCGCGCGTTCCTGAAGCCGGCGCTCGAGGTGCTCGCGGGTATCCCGACGGTCGTCTACGGCTTCTTCGCGCTCATCTACATCACGCCGGCCATCCAGACGGTCCTCCCGGAGACGGGGACGTTCAACCTCCTGTCGGCGAGCATCGTCGTCGGCATCATGATCATCCCGATGGTCGCGTCGATCAGCGAGGACGCGATGTCGGCGGTGCCCGACGAACTCCGGCAGGCGGGCTACGGGATGGGCGCGACCAAGTTCGACGTGTCGACCGGCATCGTCGTCCCGGCGGCGCTGTCGGGGATCCTCTCGTCGTTCATTCTCGCGCTCTCGCGGGCCATCGGCGAGACGATGGCCGTCACCGTCGCCGCGGGCTCGCAGGCGCAGTTCCTCAACCCGATCGACCCGACGGCGTACCAGGAGGGCGCGCTTCCGATGACCGCGGCGATGGTCCAACTCCTGTTGGGGGACATCACCGGCGGGGGGCTCGCCTACCGGAGCCTCTTCGCCATCGGGCTGACCCTCTTCGTCATCACCCTCGTCATGAACGTCATCAGCGACCTGATCGCACAGCGGTACCGCGAGGAGTACTGA
- a CDS encoding PstS family phosphate ABC transporter substrate-binding protein has protein sequence MTDQPDSATRRAFMTAAGTAGVLGLAGCTSNPNSGGSGGGSGGSDGGSGQLSGDIDIAGSSTVFPLATAIAETFQEDHSEVDINVQSTGSGGGFANFFCAGETDFNNASRPIQPAEEEACADNDIVPVELTVATDALTVIVNNEADFIDSMTVEELRTLWSAEAQPETWSEVNSDWPDEEIELFGPSDASGTYDYFIEAVLGEEGPGHRQDYSATEQDRTIIQGVQGSQYAVGYLGFAYYSANTDAVKAVAIDDGDGPVEPSLETARTGEYTPLSRPLFTYPKRSALAEDHIAEFARYFVENTTNEELVAEDVGYVPLTDEQRAEQVETLEAAIEEANA, from the coding sequence ATGACGGATCAACCCGACTCCGCGACGCGGCGTGCCTTCATGACTGCTGCGGGAACGGCGGGCGTCCTCGGGCTGGCTGGCTGTACGAGCAACCCCAACTCGGGCGGTTCGGGCGGCGGCTCCGGCGGTTCGGACGGCGGGTCCGGGCAGCTCTCGGGCGACATCGACATCGCGGGGTCCTCGACGGTGTTCCCCCTGGCGACGGCGATCGCCGAGACGTTCCAGGAGGACCACTCCGAGGTCGACATCAACGTCCAGTCGACGGGTTCGGGCGGCGGGTTCGCGAACTTCTTCTGTGCCGGCGAGACGGACTTCAACAACGCCTCCCGGCCGATCCAGCCCGCGGAGGAGGAGGCGTGTGCCGACAACGACATCGTCCCCGTCGAGCTGACAGTCGCGACGGACGCGCTGACGGTCATCGTGAACAACGAGGCCGACTTCATCGACTCGATGACCGTCGAGGAGCTCCGGACGCTGTGGTCCGCCGAGGCACAGCCAGAGACGTGGAGCGAGGTCAACTCCGACTGGCCCGACGAGGAGATCGAGCTGTTCGGCCCCTCCGACGCCTCGGGGACGTACGATTACTTCATCGAGGCGGTCCTCGGCGAAGAGGGGCCGGGCCACCGTCAGGACTACTCCGCGACCGAGCAGGACCGAACGATCATTCAGGGCGTGCAGGGCTCGCAGTACGCCGTCGGCTACCTCGGGTTCGCCTACTACAGCGCGAACACCGACGCGGTGAAGGCGGTCGCCATCGACGACGGCGACGGCCCGGTCGAGCCGTCGCTCGAAACCGCGCGGACGGGCGAGTACACCCCGCTGTCGCGTCCGCTGTTCACCTACCCGAAGCGGTCGGCGCTGGCGGAGGACCACATCGCCGAGTTCGCCCGGTACTTCGTCGAGAACACGACCAACGAGGAGCTCGTCGCAGAGGACGTCGGCTACGTTCCGCTGACCGACGAGCAGCGGGCCGAGCAGGTGGAGACGCTGGAGGCCGCGATCGAGGAAGCGAACGCCTAG
- a CDS encoding phosphate uptake regulator PhoU, which yields MVETRKVQVTGGSTYTVSIPKEWATDNGVSAGTEVEFYPEGDSLFLTPVSDEERTEGTLDIGDLAGDQLTRAVMTMYVSGFDIIALEAARITNDQRRTIRDSVQSLVGLEVLEETRDRVVIRDLLDSSELSIHNAVTRMRLIAVSMLEDAVDALTTGDEDMALDVIQRDDDVDRLYMVVSRIFRATLRTPKAAEDIGLSREVCFDYHSSARQLERVADHATKIAHLTLELLGSEAADAVGGEVPSPEDGVGEVLPAEFNEALQALDEDAREVVDRAMEALFADDSTEATELANEARGAVLGVDQRAREIDELLRELDPARAQLLGLIVDSVSRSADYGGNIAETALQKAAPTP from the coding sequence ATGGTCGAGACACGGAAGGTGCAGGTGACGGGCGGGTCGACGTACACCGTCTCCATTCCGAAGGAGTGGGCGACGGACAACGGCGTCAGCGCGGGCACCGAAGTCGAGTTCTACCCCGAGGGGGACTCCCTGTTTCTCACGCCGGTGAGCGACGAGGAGCGCACCGAGGGGACGCTCGACATCGGCGATCTGGCGGGCGACCAGCTCACACGCGCGGTAATGACGATGTACGTCTCCGGGTTCGACATCATCGCGCTGGAGGCCGCCCGGATCACCAACGACCAGCGGCGCACCATCCGCGACTCGGTGCAGAGCCTCGTCGGCCTGGAGGTGCTCGAGGAGACGCGCGACCGCGTCGTGATCCGCGATCTGCTCGACTCCTCGGAGCTGTCGATCCACAACGCCGTCACCCGGATGCGCCTCATCGCCGTCTCGATGCTGGAGGACGCGGTGGACGCGCTCACCACCGGCGACGAGGACATGGCGCTGGACGTGATCCAGCGCGACGACGACGTTGACCGGCTGTACATGGTCGTCTCGCGCATCTTCCGGGCGACGCTGCGCACGCCGAAGGCCGCCGAGGACATCGGCCTCTCGCGGGAGGTGTGCTTCGACTACCACTCCAGCGCGCGCCAGCTGGAGCGGGTCGCCGACCACGCGACGAAGATCGCCCATCTCACCCTGGAGCTACTGGGAAGCGAGGCGGCCGACGCCGTCGGCGGCGAGGTCCCGAGCCCGGAGGACGGCGTCGGCGAGGTGCTCCCGGCGGAGTTCAACGAGGCGCTCCAGGCGCTCGACGAGGACGCGCGCGAGGTCGTCGACCGCGCGATGGAGGCGCTGTTCGCCGACGACAGCACCGAGGCGACCGAGCTGGCGAACGAGGCCCGCGGCGCCGTGCTCGGCGTCGACCAGCGCGCCCGCGAGATCGACGAGCTCCTGCGCGAGTTGGACCCTGCACGCGCACAGCTGCTCGGGCTCATCGTCGACTCGGTTTCGCGGTCGGCCGACTACGGCGGCAACATCGCCGAGACCGCCCTCCAGAAGGCCGCGCCGACGCCGTAA